The Theobroma cacao cultivar B97-61/B2 chromosome 2, Criollo_cocoa_genome_V2, whole genome shotgun sequence genome includes the window ACAACTAAGTGAAACATGTCCAAATGTGAAGCTTAAAAGGAAacagataaataaaaaattttaaagagatGGACTTTTATTTACATTCACTAGAACGAAGATAAGGTTGGAAGAAGAAATTAAGCTGTGTGTGGAAAAAGTAATTACAATTCCTCCAAATTAAACATCCCTGCcacttttttacttttgttaaaaaagaTGGTACAAAAGCACGAAACGGATtagttaaagaagaaaatcttgCCCTACAAAATTATGGGAAATTTAATGGACATCGAAATGGTTTATTTAACCAGTGTATCGATAGCAATGTGTGATGACACTGCACCCTCTTTTGTAAGGATTAGCCCGCCCAGGGGCGCCACAGTTGTAGTAGGAATTGCCCCGACGATTGCATGGAACGCTGTTCTGCTTGAGGGCACCGTAGCTAATGTACCTTTTCCCTTCAGCTAATGCCCTACGGCTTATATCCCATTCCATCGGCGTTTCTTCCTCATTGCCTATGCACTCACTCAAGGGGCCACGACATGCTTGCCTTGCACCCACACTTCCATCGCGGACCGTGCTCGAGAACAAGGTTCGACCCCAATGCGTGCTGCCGTAGGATGATGACTCGGCCGATATGGCCAAAGAAATGATAAGGACAGCAAAAGGAAGCCGAAAATTCATCAGAGACAATATTTAGGCAAAGAAGAAATGGCTGATAGTTTGGTTTTGGGTGACAAAATATGGGAGGGGTATTTGGTCCTCAGCTACGCTAGCTTTATGTGATTTAACTTGTTTTACGCTTAGCTTAACGTTTGTTGGGGGGATGCCCGCGTCTTGCTCCTTCAATGTTGGCCTGAAATAACTATACTAATTCTACTAGCCTATATCGTAGCCTCTTGCTAGGATCTTGATCGTAGCCAAATTGACAAGAAAGACTTGGACCGCGGGATCACCAAATCTGGTTAGCTATATTGTATCATCTAAATTGGACTGGAACTAGTTCGAAAAACTTATATTTATCAAGATTTTTTTACGTATATAAATGAAAGATATATGCAAAAATTATTTGGGATTTTTTTGTAGTCTATTTTTTGGACAATTGTAAAACTTTAgtactattttatttataattagcTTCCACAGCTGATACTTAGATATAACAGTCAACCATGAACCATGTATCAATTTATATTGAAACCAAAGCCATACTAATTCATTAACGACGaaggaaattatgaaaataataaagaacaaaataatataGCAAGTTCATTAACGACCAATCCCTCCTTCTTTCAACCCTCCATTCAGCTCCAAATACAAAACTGCTTTGTCGTCCCAAGGAACTTACAGACTTCTCAAGATCATGCTCACCCAAACGCTGAAACCCAACACTAACGAAGTAGAACATACTAATCCCAATGAACCTGATTTTTGCTCCGATGGAGCCGGCGCCGGAGCATCAATGTCCGATGGGGTGTCGCTGGTCTTTGGTGACTCCACTGGAGGGTTAGTCTTAGGAACAGGAGATGGAGCTGGAGAAACTGGCCGTGTTGCTGGCACAGCAGTTGAGGGAGATGGAGAAGGAGGCTGCTTCTGGGGTTTGTGTCTCACAGCCAAGACCACAACGATGAGCTTTTGGCCTTTGTTGCAGTTATCAGCATTGCCTCCGATGAAGAAGAAGGGACCTGAACGATCAAATGTAAAGATTGAATCACCGTCTGTCAGGGACTGTATTGGGTTACTGGTGTTGCACGAGTAGTAAGCTTCTCTTGTTACCAACAGCACCGAGTCTGACCCTTTCCTGTACTTAAAaactgcaaaaaaaaaaaaaaaaagattgccGGAGACCAAATCAGATGATCAATTCTTAGCAGAAGTATATAGATACAGAGAAAAAGGAGTGCTTACGGAGAGTGTCATTGACTTGGAATCTGTTCCTTTCAGCCCAATGATTGTACTTCTCAGAAGGGCTGACCACCCAACCTTCTTTGCCACCAACGTAGAACTTGTAACCTTGAGTTGAGCTGAGGAAAGACAACACTGTCACAATCCACAGAAAACCAAGAAATCTTTTGGACCCCATTCGTCCGTAGTGCAATGAACTGAAGAAACCCACAGAACCAAACAGCTTTTGacagagagaagaaaaacgaAGAAAATCTAGACTACTAATGGAAATGATCAGTGAAATGAAGTGCATTGAAGTTGGGATTTCGTGGGGGGGGATATATAGGGGGAATCAAGGACGAAGTTACCGTTGTAAAGCATGCAACGCACAGCGTGAAATTATTTGGCAACTTTGGCTGGATTTATGATTAATTGAGTACGTGTTAGTGAATTAGCCGAGCGTTTCATTGGGCGTCTTTATTTCTTAGCTACCCGAGCTTTTACACGTGGCAACATGCAGTAGATTTAACGGTCATTGATATTTTATAAAGTTCTTGCTTGCCATGTTAAGACAAAATTAATGAGTAATTTAATTGGTCTGTTTATATCTTTgctatttattttatctttttacttGAAAATAAGGAAAACGCAAGGcaagtgatttttttttattaaagtaTACCctctatatatatttgtaacCTTATCGGACGTTATGGTATGGAAGATGCCAAATATTTACCTGGGAGCAGCTAATTTATAGTTAGACCTATTCAAATTGAAACATTAAAGGTGAATAAatattttccattattttatCAGTTTCCGAAGATATGAGGAGTTTTGAAGTTGGATAGAACGAAGGAATTCTTCCTACCGAAAgtgaatttattaaataatttcattagattaattttttttattttttatttttttataaaagaacgaataaaaaatatatcaaaatattaatcaaataGAGTCTAATTTAATCAGTTTAATTTCCAAGTTGCAAACTCATGTTTTCGAATATATATGCTTAATGTAggattttggtatttttttcgTCACTTTCTCTTTGCGGTAGATATATCAAATTATTGTATTCATAACCTTTTACACTTTGCGGTAGATATATCAAATTATTGTATTCATAACCTTTTACAAGTCAGTTGAATTTGTTAGGTAACTTGAGATACGTTTCAATCTTCC containing:
- the LOC18608729 gene encoding protein RALF-like 22, which codes for MNFRLPFAVLIISLAISAESSSYGSTHWGRTLFSSTVRDGSVGARQACRGPLSECIGNEEETPMEWDISRRALAEGKRYISYGALKQNSVPCNRRGNSYYNCGAPGRANPYKRGCSVITHCYRYTG
- the LOC18608730 gene encoding early nodulin-like protein 1; translation: MGSKRFLGFLWIVTVLSFLSSTQGYKFYVGGKEGWVVSPSEKYNHWAERNRFQVNDTLLFKYRKGSDSVLLVTREAYYSCNTSNPIQSLTDGDSIFTFDRSGPFFFIGGNADNCNKGQKLIVVVLAVRHKPQKQPPSPSPSTAVPATRPVSPAPSPVPKTNPPVESPKTSDTPSDIDAPAPAPSEQKSGSLGLVCSTSLVLGFSVWVSMILRSL